From a region of the Haematobia irritans isolate KBUSLIRL chromosome 4, ASM5000362v1, whole genome shotgun sequence genome:
- the LOC142233277 gene encoding uncharacterized protein LOC142233277: MVHSRRETSRQRRSSSIGENSRVSATPGIYRCKLCKKFHPLKVCPKFLWMTPKERKNLVLKEVYCINCLARSHRFRDCRSANMCRKCGRPHHTLLHASYLQDGSNQRNLNESSNRQRNRNMQKSKQTIKNRQDINNRSNNSESATLQSNQNQQILSEAIRALASVLCSNQK; the protein is encoded by the exons ATGGTCCATTCGAGAAGAGAAACCTCGAGGCAGAGACGATCATCTTCAATTGGAGAGAATTCAAG AGTCTCAGCAACGCCAGGCATATATAGATGCAAACTCTGTAAAAAGTTCCATCCATTAAAAGTGTGCCCAAAATTCTTGTGGATGACGCCAAAAGAAAGGAAAAATCTTGTGCTCAAAGAAGTCTATTGCATAAACTGTCTGGCACGAAGCCACAGATTCCGGGACTGTAGATCAGCAAACATGTGCCGAAAATGCGGAAGACCACACCACACACTACTTCACGCCAGCTACCTTCAGGATGGAAGCAACCAACGAAATTTGAATGAATCCAGTAATCGGCAACGCAACCGAAATATGCAAAAGAGCAAACAAACCATCAAGAATCGGCAAGACATCAACAACCGCAGCAACAACTCAGAATCAGCCACATTGCAATCAAACCAAAACCAACAAATACTTTCAGAAGCGATTCGAGCACTCGCCTCGGTCTTATGTTCCAATCAGAAATAA